In one window of Candidatus Deferrimicrobiaceae bacterium DNA:
- a CDS encoding GNAT family N-acetyltransferase: MSLRIRKIESGDRDPIGALISGTRVFKPHEVDVALELVDIALTKPGQDDYHPYVLVEEDGAVVAYACFGKNPMTTGTFDLYWLATRVDRHGRGYGRKLVAFVEERVREMGGYLLVIETSSKECYGDTRAFYDKIGCALAAQLPDYYDRGDDKLVYLRRIV, encoded by the coding sequence GTGAGTCTCCGGATCCGGAAGATCGAGTCGGGGGATCGCGACCCGATCGGGGCGCTGATTTCCGGCACGCGCGTCTTCAAGCCGCACGAGGTCGACGTCGCGCTGGAGCTGGTCGATATCGCGCTCACGAAGCCCGGCCAGGACGACTACCATCCTTACGTCCTTGTCGAGGAAGACGGCGCCGTGGTCGCCTATGCCTGCTTCGGGAAGAATCCGATGACTACGGGCACGTTCGACCTTTACTGGCTGGCGACCCGCGTCGACCGGCACGGCCGCGGATACGGCCGGAAGCTCGTGGCGTTCGTCGAGGAACGGGTGCGGGAGATGGGGGGCTACCTGCTGGTCATCGAAACGTCGTCGAAGGAATGCTACGGCGATACGCGGGCGTTCTACGACAAGATCGGCTGCGCGCTCGCGGCGCAGCTGCCCGACTACTACGACCGGGGCGACGACAAGCTTGTCTACCTGCGGCGGATTGTGTAG